In Oreochromis aureus strain Israel breed Guangdong linkage group 15, ZZ_aureus, whole genome shotgun sequence, a single genomic region encodes these proteins:
- the myct1a gene encoding myc target protein 1 homolog, which produces MAANNTNFLLEMLQPADVDHLIIAFCASVAVGLLLGALVYVMLTWFSRHKAGSASITRRPHRHSHTSSRHRPGFNRSSSYDRRSNNSLVTAAFTFHRQTSSPDHLDAMAHKSSFRGSTFHPLLQCSQIAREAEEGSQTTLPRTPPLTTSTGSAQSVAQPAATPPRPESFWGNSVRGFHATQTPPPAYESIIRAYQETRT; this is translated from the exons ATGGCTGCGAACAACACAAATTTCCTTTTGGAAATGCTTCAGCCTGCCGACGTTG ACCACCTGATTATAGCTTTCTGTGCTTCTGTGGCAGTGGGCCTTCTCTTGGGCGCCCTAGTTTATGTGATGCTTACTTGGTTTTCCCGACACAAAGCAGGCTCTGCCAGCATCACTCGCCGCCCGCATCGCCACTCGCACACTTCTTCCCGCCATCGTCCAGGCTTTAACCGCAGCAGCAGCTATGACCGGCGAAGCAACAACAGCTTAGTGACTGCTGCTTTCACCTTTCACCGCCAGACTTCCTCTCCGGATCACCTTGACGCAATGGCGCATAAATCCAGCTTCAGGGGCTCCACCTTCCACCCGCTCCTCCAGTGCAGCCAAATTGCAAGAGAGGCAGAGGAGGGGAGCCAAACCACACTGCCACGTACACCACCTCTGACTACATCAACTGGATCAGCTCAAAGCGTAGCCCAGCCAGCTGCCACCCCACCAAGACCAGAGTCATTTTGGGGGAACAGTGTGAGAGGTTTTCATGCTACGCAGACCCCACCTCCAGCTTATGAGAGCATAATCAGAGCTTATCAGGAAACCCGAACCTGA